A genomic stretch from Dehalococcoidales bacterium includes:
- a CDS encoding leucine-rich repeat domain-containing protein produces MKSTLALANRILLAVALSSAFILAACGPATTDNPATKNEEAVEFADTNLESVIREAIDKPEGVIYPSDLDGLMSLKASDREIVSLEGLGHATQLISLELHRNAIEDISPLTSLKNLTKLWLVGNRITDVSPLASLTGLTDLQLSGNQIIDISPLAGLTNLLFLNLAGNSIQEVSPLENLTNLVNLDLNGNKITDISSLSNLTGLISLTLMFNQVEDIAPLAVMTEMKTLDLGGNRIEDISPLAALTKLEVLNLAPPNGNQAEDISAIASMEKLVQLRVWNNGITDISPVADLTNLETLWVLEGNPLDEESLRIVAQLKKRGVEVR; encoded by the coding sequence ATGAAAAGCACACTTGCACTGGCAAACCGGATACTACTGGCTGTAGCGCTATCGTCCGCTTTTATTCTCGCTGCCTGTGGCCCAGCGACTACCGATAATCCAGCCACAAAGAATGAGGAAGCGGTGGAATTCGCTGACACTAACCTTGAAAGCGTGATAAGAGAAGCAATAGACAAACCTGAAGGCGTAATCTATCCTTCCGACCTCGATGGCCTTATGTCCCTGAAAGCGAGTGACAGGGAAATCGTGAGTCTAGAGGGGTTGGGACATGCTACCCAGCTTATCTCGCTCGAACTCCACAGGAATGCAATTGAGGATATCTCACCGCTGACATCTCTCAAGAATCTGACAAAGCTGTGGCTGGTCGGTAATCGTATAACAGACGTATCGCCGCTGGCCTCACTTACCGGCCTGACCGACCTGCAACTCAGCGGTAATCAGATTATAGACATATCCCCGCTTGCCGGACTCACAAACCTGCTTTTTCTCAATTTGGCCGGTAACAGTATTCAGGAAGTATCACCCTTGGAAAATTTAACGAACCTGGTAAACCTTGACCTTAACGGTAACAAAATAACCGATATATCCAGCTTATCTAATCTTACCGGCCTTATATCGCTCACATTGATGTTCAATCAGGTAGAAGACATTGCTCCCCTGGCTGTTATGACCGAAATGAAGACCCTGGATCTTGGGGGCAACAGGATAGAAGATATATCTCCGTTAGCCGCGCTTACAAAATTGGAGGTTCTGAATCTCGCTCCGCCGAATGGGAACCAGGCAGAAGATATTTCAGCAATAGCATCAATGGAGAAGTTGGTACAGCTAAGAGTCTGGAATAATGGCATAACCGATATCTCTCCGGTGGCGGACTTAACGAATCTGGAAACTCTCTGGGTTCTTGAGGGCAACCCACTTGACGAAGAGTCTTTACGTATTGTAGCGCAACTCAAAAAACGAGGGGTGGAGGTTCGTTAG